A DNA window from Methanobacterium sp. Maddingley MBC34 contains the following coding sequences:
- a CDS encoding hypothetical protein (PFAM: Protein of unknown function (DUF515)) — MLDKILGKKDKDKKDVPDLRKDGKQADSDIGGRLKGMVSKATEKSKEKITSNNNSKGDDGKISSGDKKPRPMPKPRPRPRPTPRDKPTLKPPLKKQPQKKGRFGAIGGAAGFGKGGSDDDQRTLVGAAVFGIILIVLVGAGYYFLVFAPYQDAMTAAKQTKITEVNTYFKGALALDPRKTSILAEIDGGTTPEMVLAVDVLGPATESWREYQNQQIEAKKDPYGRVMITYAAGGQKNLMMKVADAQKIVNEADAAVLSNMEIKTPDTVAVPIIITRLQAAGGLINVGDNVDVYLTTANATASTPTTTNNTTNQTTTTVTTQSSASSPTISGATVLAILRAKDSGSVGAQLQQSQEVAINTLTMTNSRSQTASTDVEELLKAAASNTWNEAQVTSLLNAYGWRLSDFERASNLGELDVRYMVVLEVPRENALFLMQNSQSLQLTVPTQNAPEWMITELKKIYGTG; from the coding sequence ATGTTAGATAAGATCTTAGGAAAAAAGGATAAAGATAAAAAAGATGTTCCTGATCTTCGAAAAGACGGGAAACAAGCTGACTCGGACATCGGGGGACGTCTTAAAGGAATGGTGTCCAAGGCCACTGAAAAATCCAAGGAAAAAATAACGAGTAACAATAACAGTAAGGGCGATGATGGAAAAATTTCATCGGGGGATAAAAAACCCCGTCCAATGCCCAAACCCCGTCCAAGACCCCGTCCCACACCCCGGGATAAACCCACCCTAAAACCGCCATTAAAGAAACAACCCCAGAAAAAGGGACGTTTTGGTGCTATTGGTGGTGCAGCAGGATTTGGAAAAGGCGGTTCTGATGATGATCAGAGAACCCTAGTTGGTGCAGCTGTTTTTGGAATTATACTCATTGTACTAGTTGGTGCCGGTTACTACTTTTTGGTTTTCGCACCCTACCAGGATGCCATGACCGCAGCCAAACAAACCAAGATCACAGAGGTTAATACTTACTTTAAAGGGGCTCTTGCATTAGACCCCAGAAAAACATCGATTCTTGCGGAAATTGACGGGGGGACCACGCCGGAAATGGTTCTGGCAGTGGATGTATTAGGTCCAGCTACTGAAAGCTGGAGAGAGTATCAAAATCAACAGATAGAAGCTAAAAAGGATCCCTATGGAAGGGTAATGATCACTTACGCTGCAGGTGGTCAGAAAAACTTGATGATGAAAGTTGCTGATGCTCAGAAGATCGTTAATGAGGCTGATGCAGCCGTTCTATCCAACATGGAAATTAAAACTCCTGATACTGTAGCGGTGCCCATAATAATCACCCGGCTTCAAGCTGCAGGAGGTTTGATTAATGTGGGTGACAATGTGGATGTTTATCTGACCACAGCCAACGCAACTGCTTCAACACCCACAACGACCAATAACACAACTAATCAGACCACAACTACCGTTACAACACAATCCAGTGCATCATCACCTACAATTAGTGGCGCAACTGTTCTGGCAATTTTAAGAGCTAAAGATAGTGGATCAGTGGGTGCACAATTACAACAATCTCAGGAAGTTGCGATTAACACCTTGACCATGACCAACAGTAGAAGTCAAACTGCAAGTACAGATGTCGAAGAACTCCTCAAAGCAGCGGCATCAAACACATGGAACGAAGCACAGGTCACCAGTCTACTCAATGCTTATGGTTGGAGATTATCCGACTTTGAAAGGGCTTCCAATTTGGGAGAATTGGATGTAAGGTACATGGTAGTGCTGGAAGTGCCCCGTGAAAATGCACTGTTCCTTATGCAGAACAGTCAAAGCTTACAACTCACAGTTCCAACCCAAAATGCTCCAGAATGGATGATAACTGAGTTGAAAAAGATATATGGAACAGGATAA
- a CDS encoding sortase (surface protein transpeptidase) (PFAM: Sortase family~TIGRFAM: LPXTG-site transpeptidase (sortase) family protein), translated as MKISTFFIIAGMVIISIYALVEVNYYSATQIISQQPGDTPYVIIPKIGVDEAINNRSVDYGIYHEPQSAKPGSGTVVLFGHRTLHGSPFLKLDQLQPGDNVTLEWPGIGYVEYTIENSTIVPADYRLSIEQGNVLFLITCYPLGSTKERLMIKAKQGNIYPIKTSRVPSQQQHYAIIIILAFMIGGTILSYFYPVKEDKVIIFMVTVALTFFLVLGYFFPTPPDTLEANISRVSDFLGLGF; from the coding sequence ATGAAAATATCCACTTTTTTTATTATAGCCGGAATGGTCATTATCTCTATTTACGCACTGGTGGAAGTTAATTACTATTCTGCCACCCAGATCATTAGTCAACAACCTGGAGACACTCCTTACGTTATTATTCCTAAAATTGGGGTTGATGAAGCCATAAACAACAGATCAGTGGATTATGGGATCTATCATGAACCTCAATCCGCCAAACCTGGCAGCGGTACTGTGGTTCTATTCGGACACCGCACACTACATGGATCTCCCTTCTTAAAGTTGGACCAGCTACAACCCGGTGATAACGTAACCCTTGAATGGCCTGGAATAGGTTATGTTGAATACACCATTGAAAACAGCACCATTGTACCTGCAGATTACCGGCTATCAATTGAACAGGGTAACGTGCTATTCCTAATAACCTGTTACCCTCTGGGATCAACCAAGGAAAGACTGATGATCAAGGCTAAACAGGGGAACATATATCCCATCAAAACTTCCAGAGTACCCAGTCAACAGCAGCATTATGCAATCATTATAATCCTTGCATTTATGATAGGGGGTACTATTTTAAGTTATTTTTACCCGGTTAAAGAAGACAAGGTCATAATATTCATGGTGACAGTTGCTTTGACCTTCTTCCTGGTGCTTGGTTATTTCTTCCCCACCCCTCCTGATACATTGGAGGCGAACATATCTCGAGTTAGTGATTTTTTAGGGTTAGGGTTCTAA
- a CDS encoding hypothetical protein (PFAM: Domain of unknown function (DUF381); Domain of unknown function (DUF372)), producing the protein MSDEKYFQNITIRERAIFEGAITMGALFHQFVGTPVSIGSAPSLEKAMEQSLTLQPCISSVKVRIDREMLEKAENEYEYLSLTGDMLDVRVASQYQEAKVVVRMHYIEELQYPLMYVEEVD; encoded by the coding sequence ATGAGTGACGAAAAATATTTCCAGAATATCACCATACGTGAACGAGCCATATTTGAAGGGGCCATTACCATGGGAGCTCTTTTTCATCAGTTTGTGGGGACACCAGTAAGTATTGGGAGTGCGCCTTCTCTGGAAAAAGCCATGGAACAATCCCTAACATTACAACCATGCATCAGTAGTGTTAAAGTACGAATTGATCGTGAAATGCTTGAAAAAGCCGAGAACGAGTATGAGTATCTTTCCCTTACTGGAGACATGCTGGATGTGAGAGTTGCCTCTCAGTACCAGGAAGCGAAGGTGGTGGTGCGCATGCACTATATTGAAGAGCTTCAGTACCCTTTGATGTATGTGGAAGAAGTGGATTAA
- a CDS encoding ferredoxin — translation MVDFMITINENLCKGCNICTEFCPRKVYRESGILNKKGVQVPVPENEDKCTQCQLCAMMCPDQAIRVDEKVDEKDEN, via the coding sequence ATGGTAGATTTCATGATAACAATTAATGAGAATTTGTGTAAAGGTTGCAACATATGCACCGAGTTCTGTCCTCGCAAGGTTTACCGGGAATCCGGGATCCTTAACAAGAAGGGTGTGCAGGTTCCAGTACCTGAAAATGAGGACAAATGCACTCAATGTCAGTTATGTGCCATGATGTGTCCTGATCAGGCAATAAGAGTAGATGAAAAAGTGGATGAGAAGGATGAAAACTGA
- a CDS encoding 2-oxoacid:ferredoxin oxidoreductase, alpha subunit (PFAM: domain; Transketolase, C-terminal domain): MKTEDYFIQGNEACARGGIKAGCRFFAGYPITPSTEIAEDMAVFLPREGGTFVQMEDEISALGAVIGSVWSGMKAMTATSGPGFSLMQEHIGYAVMTETPLVIVNMQRGSPSTGQPTMASQSDMMQARWGSHGDYEVIALSPSSVQECFDFTVEAFNLAEEYRVPVMVMSDEIVGHMREKISIPEKVKIQARQMPTEKPGEFLPYHAEPDGTSPMPAFGDGYKMHITGLTHDERGYPDASSPQTHSKLVKRLCDKILHHTEDIARIQTEDVDDAEVIVISYGAPSRSALKAVRNAREQGLKAGFIKIDVVWPFPEKMIQKAVEGAKRVIVVEMNLGQIFYEVQRVLPGVNTELAPKIGGEMHLPEEILEKIKGK, translated from the coding sequence ATGAAAACTGAGGATTATTTTATACAGGGCAATGAAGCCTGTGCCAGAGGGGGAATTAAGGCTGGTTGTCGTTTTTTTGCAGGCTATCCCATAACTCCCTCTACAGAAATCGCTGAAGACATGGCAGTATTCCTACCCCGAGAGGGAGGAACATTCGTCCAGATGGAAGATGAAATATCTGCCCTGGGTGCAGTTATAGGTTCGGTGTGGTCTGGTATGAAGGCAATGACTGCCACATCTGGGCCAGGATTCTCCCTGATGCAGGAACACATTGGATACGCGGTAATGACTGAAACACCCCTGGTGATAGTGAACATGCAGCGGGGATCTCCATCCACAGGACAGCCCACCATGGCCAGTCAGAGTGATATGATGCAGGCCCGCTGGGGATCCCACGGAGATTACGAAGTCATAGCATTATCACCATCATCAGTACAGGAATGTTTTGATTTTACAGTGGAAGCATTCAATCTGGCTGAAGAGTACCGGGTTCCGGTGATGGTTATGAGTGATGAGATCGTGGGCCATATGCGGGAAAAAATAAGCATCCCTGAAAAAGTTAAGATACAAGCCAGACAGATGCCCACAGAAAAGCCTGGAGAATTTTTACCATACCATGCAGAACCTGATGGAACCAGTCCCATGCCTGCCTTTGGTGATGGATATAAAATGCACATTACTGGACTCACTCATGATGAAAGAGGATACCCGGATGCTTCAAGTCCACAGACACATTCCAAACTTGTTAAACGTTTATGTGATAAGATCCTGCATCATACAGAAGACATAGCCCGGATACAAACCGAAGATGTGGATGATGCAGAGGTAATTGTGATCTCTTACGGTGCACCCTCAAGATCAGCTCTTAAAGCAGTTAGAAACGCCAGAGAACAGGGGTTAAAGGCAGGATTTATTAAAATAGATGTGGTGTGGCCTTTCCCTGAGAAAATGATCCAGAAAGCTGTTGAGGGAGCTAAGCGGGTAATAGTAGTGGAGATGAACCTGGGACAGATATTCTATGAGGTTCAAAGAGTCCTTCCTGGAGTAAACACAGAATTAGCACCCAAGATCGGTGGTGAAATGCACCTGCCAGAAGAGATCCTGGAAAAAATCAAGGGCAAATGA